The window CTGCTTGAACGTCGGCGCCGTCCAGATGACGTCGTACACGTTCCACTCGCCGGGCTTGCGCATGGCGTTCACCAGCGGCGGATACTGCTTGTAGATGGCCGCCGCCTGGCCGTTCACGTAGGTGGCGTTGTGGTACGAGTCCAGGATCTGGATCTCATAGCCGTCGTCCCCGGGGCCGGTGGAGGCCAGAAAGACGCCGCTGTTGCCGCGCGCCTGCCCGGAGCCGGTGATCCCCTGGGGCACGCGCCACTCGAGGTGCAACTGATAGTTCGTGAACGACTGCTTGGTCTCGATGTTGTCCGCCTTCTTGTTCACCGTCAGCACGCCGTCGTGCACGTCCCACGCCGCCGGCGAGTGGTCCTGGGCCGACACCCACTGACTCTCATCGTGGCCGTCGAAGAGCTTGATGGCGTCGGACGGCGGCGCGAGATCGGAGCGGCCCGGCGTCACGACCACCGGCACGGGCTTCCAGACCTCGGTCTCTTCGGGGCGGGGCTTGGGGTTCTGCGCGGTCGCCGCCGAAGCGGCGACACAGACGAGCACCAGAGCGACAACGGTTGCGGGCGCCTTCATGACGGGCTCTCCGATGGATTGACGTGCGCGCGGGGGGCGCGTGCATCCTGCATGCGGACCGCGTTCAGCGCAACCACCCTTCGACTTTGGCCCGGCTCGGCACGCCCCCGGCATGCACGACCTTCCCGTCGATCACCACCCCGGGCGTGGCCAGCACGCCGTACCGCATGATGTCCTGGATCTCCTCCACCTTCTCCACCTCCACGTCCACGCCGGCCTCCCGCGCGACGGTCTTGAGCAGGGCGATGGTGTTCCGGCAATTGGGGCAGCCCGTACCGAGCACTTTGATGTTCGTCATCACGTTCTCCATGTCTTCGTTCACAACACCGCGTTGAACACGTAACCCACGAGCAGGATGCCCGCGGCCACCACCAGCACGAACGTCGCGATCAGGCGCATCTTGAGCACCTTGCGCAGGATCACCATCTCGGGAAACGAGAGCCCGATCACGCTCATCATGAAGGCGAGCACGGTCCCGAGCGCGGCCCCCTTGGCGAGCAGCGCCTGCACGATGGGAATCACTCCGGCCGCATTGCTGTACATCGGCACGCCCACGAGCACGGCCAGCGGCACCGCCCACCACACGTCCCGTCCCATGAACGAGGCCATGAAGGTCTGGGGCACGTAGCCGTGGATCACGGCGCCGATCGCGATGCCGGCAAGGATGTACGGCCAGACTCTCCCGACGATCTCGTGGACGGCGGCGAACCCCGCCGCGAGGCGCTCGGCGAGCGTCAGTCGCTCGTGCGCATGCTGCGCCTCCACGCGCGGCATCTCGCGCACCCAGTCCTCGAGCGACGACTCCATGCGCAGCCGTCCGATCACCCAGCCGGCCACGATGGCCACCGACAGCCCGAGGCCGAGGTAGAGCAGCGCGATCCGCCAGCCGAACAGCGCCAACAGCAACGACAGCGCCACCTCGTTCACCATCGGCGCCGAGATCAGGAACGAGAAGGTGACGCCCAGCGGCACGCCCGCCTGCACGAACCCGATGAACAGCGGCACCGCCGAGCAGGAACAGAACGGCGTGACGATGCCGAGGCTGGCCGCCATGACGTTGGCCACGCCTTCGCTGCGGCCGGCCAGCAGCGCGCGGGTGCGCTCCGGGGTGAAGTACGAATTCACCATCCCCATCACGAACACCACGCCGGTGAGCAGGAGCAGGACCTTGGGCGTGTCGAAGAGAAAGAACTGCAACGCGCCGCCCAGGTGACTGGCGGGGTCCACGGGTAGGGCGGCCGCCAACGCCGATGAGGCCGGGGCCAGCGCCAGATACACGGCCAGCCAGGTCAGCGCCGCGACCCCCAGAAAGGCTCGGGGATGCGAACCCGGCCAGTCGCTGCGCGCCGCGGTCATATTCATGGGTATGTGGTAACGGTATCGAAGCGCGTGTTGCGTTCTCGGGGGGGTGTTCCTGCCGTTCATTGAACCCATGTGCGCGATCCCGCGGCATGGGCCCGCGCCCCATACTTCGTAGGGACTTCCCCGACCGGCGCCTGCGTGCCGGAGCCCCTTGCCGCGCGACGGCCGGCGAATAACATTACTGCATAACTACTAGAGAATATAGACATAATCAGCCGGCCCCGGCCGGCGTCCACGCTCCACTCGAATGGCCATGCGCATCCCGAAATTC is drawn from Gemmatimonadaceae bacterium and contains these coding sequences:
- a CDS encoding DUF1080 domain-containing protein — translated: MKAPATVVALVLVCVAASAATAQNPKPRPEETEVWKPVPVVVTPGRSDLAPPSDAIKLFDGHDESQWVSAQDHSPAAWDVHDGVLTVNKKADNIETKQSFTNYQLHLEWRVPQGITGSGQARGNSGVFLASTGPGDDGYEIQILDSYHNATYVNGQAAAIYKQYPPLVNAMRKPGEWNVYDVIWTAPTFKQDGSLDTPAYVTAFQNGVLVQNHVALLGPTLYIGKPSYKAHGPEPIKLQAHGDPSAPISFRNIWVRVLPDTAQVHMP
- a CDS encoding thioredoxin family protein produces the protein MTNIKVLGTGCPNCRNTIALLKTVAREAGVDVEVEKVEEIQDIMRYGVLATPGVVIDGKVVHAGGVPSRAKVEGWLR
- a CDS encoding permease translates to MTAARSDWPGSHPRAFLGVAALTWLAVYLALAPASSALAAALPVDPASHLGGALQFFLFDTPKVLLLLTGVVFVMGMVNSYFTPERTRALLAGRSEGVANVMAASLGIVTPFCSCSAVPLFIGFVQAGVPLGVTFSFLISAPMVNEVALSLLLALFGWRIALLYLGLGLSVAIVAGWVIGRLRMESSLEDWVREMPRVEAQHAHERLTLAERLAAGFAAVHEIVGRVWPYILAGIAIGAVIHGYVPQTFMASFMGRDVWWAVPLAVLVGVPMYSNAAGVIPIVQALLAKGAALGTVLAFMMSVIGLSFPEMVILRKVLKMRLIATFVLVVAAGILLVGYVFNAVL